One Cytobacillus luteolus genomic region harbors:
- a CDS encoding ArpU family phage packaging/lysis transcriptional regulator: protein MFEVRKDVLKKFSKEINKAIETYRLCLFTLPEEKLPRITPSYSLVPPSNTNTPYSSTEDIAIERADFEKEKSEFIKSFLKAVNRLGEKERQGFILRYLSEDEMFDYEVYNELNMSEWYYHQKFKPLVLYKFGIALGIIDVRAIS from the coding sequence ATGTTTGAAGTTCGTAAAGATGTTTTAAAGAAATTTAGCAAAGAAATAAATAAGGCTATCGAAACATACCGCCTATGTTTATTTACTCTTCCAGAAGAAAAACTCCCTAGAATTACCCCATCTTATTCACTTGTTCCACCTTCTAACACAAACACACCGTATTCATCTACTGAAGATATTGCAATTGAAAGAGCTGACTTTGAAAAAGAAAAAAGTGAGTTTATTAAGTCTTTTCTAAAGGCTGTTAATAGGCTTGGAGAAAAAGAGAGACAAGGTTTTATCCTTAGATATTTAAGTGAGGATGAAATGTTTGATTATGAGGTTTACAATGAGCTAAACATGAGTGAATGGTACTATCACCAGAAATTTAAACCACTTGTTCTTTATAAATTTGGTATTGCTTTAGGAATTATTGATGTTCGGGCGATTAGTTGA